A segment of the Populus alba chromosome 9, ASM523922v2, whole genome shotgun sequence genome:
ACAGCCAGTTGCCCTTATTACCACAGATTCATTGTATTTGAGACCAACCTGAAATCACAAAAGACTACCAGTAAATAGTCTTAATGTTCATTTGCATGCAATTGACAATTCACTACATTCATCTATCAAAAGCTTGGTTCAATTCTGATGAACTCATTTGAATGAACACACCTTCTCGAATACAGCTCTAATACGTTTGAGGATGTCAGGTATTCCCCGTTCAGCTTCGGTTATTGCCAATGGGCACAGTGGTAAAGCTGGACATGCCATTGCAGTCAAATTGAGGGGGTCTACATACTTGGGTTGCTGTGCATGAGcaatattaatcaaaaccaGAACAACtgagaaaaatgaaacaaaaccagcaagcaaaacaaaaacctagCAAACCAAATAAGCACTATAATAACGCCCAGAAATTCATCATTTGCCAACTGAACAGCAGAATCATTCAGACAGTAGTAGAAAGGCATGAAACAAGAAACAGAGATGCTAAATGGGTCCTTCTGACATACTATACAAGAATGTTAAAGATTTTGAATGTCAATTACCATTGAAAGGTTTACCAGAAAGGTAGACTGTTTGACATGATAAGTGATTACATCCATAACATTAAATACAAATTCTGAAAAGGTGTCCACTGATAAATTAATAACTTGAGTAACTACAAAGACAATCCTTACCGAacctaattattaaataaaggcAGCATGAGATTTCAAAAGATGTCCTTTGCTCTGTGGTTTTATCGGAAAAATAGATGACTAACAAGGAATAAAGATTCAGATCTTGCAATATTGTGGCATTTATAACAGTCTGACTGCACATCACATTTGCAATTGTGTGCTAATGCCACTTTAATGGAACCATCTGACAAGACCTACCCAATTACTGCCATGTATGAAATCCTTTCTTTCATATATGAAACCAGGAAATCAAATCCTTTCTTTAGCTCACAAACAGTTTCATGATTAATCCATTAGGAACTAAGGAATTCAGTTATGCAAATCCTAACACCAAGTCTCaagtaacatgaaaaaaaaatgttatatgcCCAGTCAGATTAATCAATGGACTCAACTCTGGGAAAATTTCACAGTTATGGAATACCCGGACAGGAGATAATGTGGACACCAAAAGTGAAAAAACCTTACCAGTAAACCAGCCTGTGCAAGAGCAGTTGTGATTGGGCGCTTCCATGCTTTGCGAATACCACACAAGATGATGTTCTGGTTTGGTGTGAGACGTACATCCAAGTTGTACTTTTCTATTATTTCCCTTAATGTCACCTTCATTTCCCCCCCAATACGACCACTATCAACATGGAGCCCACAAAACAAGCCACCATCACCCTGACAAGAATTTTCAATCTATCAGTAAGCAGAAGGTAAAATTCAAGAAGCAAATAAGGTACAGATAAGAAAATGTTTGATCCTAAGCAGAATAGCCATAACATTGTAATGTGGTGAGACAGAACCAAAGTTTACACTTATAAATTAGGGATAACCTGCTCGTGCCATCCCAAGTAACTTTTAAATTCCCACTCAGGCAACTCACGGGAAGGCTCAAATTTCTTCCCATAATATTGCTCCACAACACTTCTAAACTTCTCAATTCCCCAGGAGCTTATCAAATATTTCATTCTACTGTATTTACGATCATCTCTCCTCCCATTTTCTCGTTGAGTGACAACAATAGCTTTCACTGCATATAGAATGTCTTCTTTTGGTACATAACCCAATGGTTCTGCCAACCGAGGAAAAGTGGTCTCTAGCCTATGAGTTCTTCCCATACCACCACCAACCTGCATCACATCAGAAATTGTAAGAAACAAAAAGCTGTAGgcaattaagaagaaaaaagaagaatttttcAGTATATGTTAATCTAAtcttacatataaattaaacccctGAGGTTCCCCATCAGCATCAGTAACAACAACCACACCAACGTCATTTGTGAGAAGGTGCACAGAGTTGTCTGTTGGCACAGTGACTGCGATTTTGAACTTCCTAGGCAAGAATTGAGTTCCATAGATGGGCTCTGGTGAATCAGGAAAATTGGTTCCATGAGAATTGTCATTGCGGGCCTTCACTACCTCTGGAGGTTCTGCGGACATTATTTTCTCTCCATCCACCCACATATCATAGTAGAAACCAGACTGGGGAGTTAGAAGTGCAGCAATATTATCGGCGGTTTGCTGTGCAAATTGGTAATCTTTTCTTGCAAATGGAGCAGCAGGGGCCAAAACATTCCTGTTAAGATCACCGCACGCACCAAGAGTTGAACCCATGCTATGGATAATGCTGCTCATCACAGTCTTGAGGTTCTTCTTTAGAACACCGTGGAGCTGAAATGTTTGCCTGGTTGTCAATCGAAGTGTTCCGATTCCAAACTGATCAGCAAGATCATCCATGGTCAAGTACAATTTGTTCGGGACTTTCCCACATGGATTCTTTGTACGAAGCATAAAAGAGTAAGATCTTGCCCCTCGTTCATCTCTGTTATACTGCTGATAGCTCCCATGGAACTTGATTATTTGTGTAGCAGACTCATTAATGTTCGGGGCATCTGTGAGCAACTCCTCATTAAGAGGGTACCTGATAAAATTGCTGTGTTCTTTGATTATCTCAACCTTGCTACGCTTAGTTTCAGTCTCCGGCTTTACTGGCTGCCCACAAAAATTGTGCAAAACATGAAAACTAAACTAGACAAACTCTATCGCTAATAATCAACATCGAGGTTATTCTTATCAAGAAATTGACTTTGCAGCCTAGCCTTACAATTCTTTATTgttccaaaataaatataaaatgttaaCATTCATTAACGAACTCAATCTAATTAAGTTATATCAGAAGCATTTCAATTTCATAGGTTCTAGACACCTTTCTTATTCTCCCAAATCTACTCAGCACAGCACATTTAATAAGAAATTCAACAATCATGAAACAATTCTGAGTacacttttatctttttttaaaaaaaaaaagtcatatagAACAGACACCagattgaaataaaagaaaaaaatatcacccTTTACTTTCGACGTTATTTCTTTCCCCTGCATCCAAACAGAGCACGAGATTCAAAAAAGCagcttttgataaaaaaaaaaaaaaaaaaaaaaaaaaaaaaaaaaaaacctcaatccaacaacaaatcaaaactgATATGCCTGtgctaataattaaataagctTTCTTTTCTCGCATTTCCCTCTTTAGCCTTCCAAAACAGAGAACAAAtccaaacacaaaagaaaacttCGGAAACTCAAAGCAGGGAGAGAGGAGGGGAGATTGATTGATTGACGTAATCTAACCGTGGAGACAGCTCTGATAAACGCATTGGGTCTAGcaattgaaactgaaaacaAACTGACATGTCTCCTACTCAAACCAACTGAATTCCTACTCCTCAATCCATCATAACCCCCTATCTGAATCTTCTTCCCCTCCTTCAACACTGCACTATGAGCTGCTCCATACGACGTCGCCGTCGTCATCCTCCTATCTCTCTtatctcaaacaaaaaaactaaaccctggataacaaaaaaaacaagtagcagagaaGCAGCGAGATTGATAATTTGTGGAGACTGGTGAGTAGAGAAGATAGATCAAGTTGACAGCGAAagccttaaaaattaaaactgtgaagggttattttgttttgtttttcttgttttttttaactctatTTGCTATTTGCTATGGTGCGCTGTCACGTGCGTGACACGAGTGTTTTTTTAACTGGTGACTATGACGTGCCCCCACGAGCTTCTAGTCCACGCTCTGGCAGCTGTGCGGGGAATAGCTGTTGAAGGGCCGAGAGGTGTGGTAAGGAGCGCGTGGGAGTGTAAGAGACAGACATGCAGCAAAACCAAAGTTGGGTTCTATGGTGCATTGAACGTGGACGGGATTAGGTTGGTTTCctgctaataataaaaatatatagtcaATTAGGACTGGTGTTTGGATGCTAAAATATAGCAAGAAAAACTCCTATAATAAGCAAAAGAGAATCGGAGCCGagcaacttaaatttttttttttttttaaccagtcAAATTAAAGTTTCTTTTGCTAACgggtgttttgttttaaaaaaaatacagaaaaaataataattgttattaataaaaaaattataagtaaatgAGATGcacaaattccaaaaaaaaactgaaaaaaatgaataaaaaagaaaagaaagaattaggTCTCGAATGTACAATGAAGTTTCAATAATAACATCCTAGTATCATTATCccactaaaataaatttaatgactCCAATAAATATCAGTAGCGATAATAAAAGTGGATTATATACATTGTTGTTGgtgatttttattgatattattggttttatttcattaaaaaaatttaataatataaaaaatataattataaaagttttagtATATCTTTAAgcctcatgttttttttagtagagTTTATGCAGTccatttatatgtattttttaagaagTTGAACTTTCGACATTTAAAATAATGGTAGTGCgggttatgatttttataaaactatgCTGTTTTCTAAAAAGTAATTCtatggtttgctaaaaataataagaaaggtAAAATATCTGTTagcataataaatatttagatatatttcaattatgaaaaatattttaagcaaaTGGCATGGAAGGaaattttataagtattttttttttccttgtcagcgtccttgttttgttgtatttattttgaaatttaatagaatttgttttttaaaatatttttttatttgaaatatattaaaataaatatttttattattattttaaaaaaaattatttttgacatcagtacatcaaaataataataaaaaattaatttaaaacaaaaataattaaaatttcaattaaaaaaacaagttaaaactcGATTACAAAGGAGGTCTTTAACCTTGGCCAACATACCTGAACTCCTTTTACCAGCAATTAAGCAATTGACTCTCACATGAATGTGCCATTTGCAAAGCAAACGCTTTCATATATGAAAAATGTGCTTGCACTGTTCCTCATTTGCACTTCTGTTtcgcttatatatatatatatatatatatatatatgagttgtTGTATCTGCAGCATctgttaggtgtgttgccattgaATGTGCCTAACCTTGACTTTGACCatccacctttgttgaagaagatggcagccaccattgactcTCATGTGCAGCCTTCTCAATTGTCAAAATTCAGCAgccattattgatgaaaaggaGCTGGAGTTGGTGCTAGcatttgcctataaaagaggcatgtttTGAGAGCTAAGGTGTGAGAGAACATGAGAatgaagtgaagagaaagaggagagaaagagctgctgccatgggcagcagccctgcagccATTGCAGCTGCGTGAATAGTGAGttgagttgagtggatgtgcctcctcctccatgtatttattgtatcccTTCTCTatctataataaaatgactctctcccgtggatgtaggcggttttgccgaaccacgtaaaatattgtgtctcagtgtgcttatccctccgttgagcaattatcagtacatcaccggtcaccggattccgcgcccaacaattggtatcagagcatatggtttaagtgatgtttgatttttgctaaaaaatgaaagttgtcaaaatgatgtttttaccatcccactgtgtagaggaggacgatacgaagccactggtgaaaacggcgtcaaaatcggacgtcggacatggccgcactctccatcactctccgatGAGGTGGCGGGCCACGCGCACAGACGCGCCCCACGCgtgccacgcgtcttcttcacccggatgagttgacccgacccgaataccagttgacccgacccatgtgaacagtatCATGAACAGTGCCatgcaaggatgacatcagcatacacagtcagcaGCAATTGACTAGTCAACATCCATGTCAGCATATGGGGGACccacctgccacgtcatcagccgcgagccgagccacGTCGAGCCGAGTTGAGTCGAGCCGAGTTGGAGctgagccgagccgcgagccgagggataggatccagtgtagctgatcctacgtgcattcggatctgagattgaatctgagccgttgttCAGGCCAGAATTGTGTTGATCAAAACGtagccgtctgaagtgcgatttggatgattcaagacatgtttccagctaatttgatcattccggatgcaatggtacggtccgatcgttgagattcgagaccaaaatggcggtggtgaattattaaagagagattgcccgatcaggaggcatctgaaggtcatcatggtggtcgatgaagatgatgaagaagaaggtgcacatgtttgcccaattacatgtgctgaactaTTAAGAGGGGGAAATTTAATGCCTTgaaggaaggcaaaattgggacactcaggacacccgagatgtggacaatttgaggtgtagagtgaaaattgacgaagaccaatattgacgaatctaagcactagtagtctcgctagatgttgagaaatcatgtattaaacctgtatattccagatcacttgtaaaggaaagccgcaacaaagctagcaaatggttgtatatacggagagacagtacgatggatagatatggcctaagaagttctgtctaggagattgggttttaagcgggaccgttgtgacccctccaatctttcctgggaacttgcttagtggaaggattatccatacggtactatttacgtatatgtgacagtttgttatgaaactgttgaagactagtAAGATGACGGCACAAGGGGAACAGTTGAGTTCCGCATGATCAAGGATCtaatggagtggtgatttcttcaaagaagctagattcggtgactgtgatttcttgaggggagaattgatgaagaccctgataatggaagagaaatacagcaagggaataaagattggcaccctattttgacttggacaggtgttgtgacaggatgagctgctgtcaaacataagcaaggaatagggagaaatctggagaacagtaattgcacgagggcacacgaagattgtgcaagagtacccgagggatccaacgaggtactgtaatgagacaacaggtgcaaggagaagaagtgttcccagatgaagctcagagcagagactgttaaAGTTTGTACAACAAAAAGTCTCttatgctcttgatgaagacaacaggcgaagacatttccaatgcatgcaaggatggaaagagagctgttgcagaggcacctaattgagggggtgcaaacgcctatgataaaaggcgaccgcctataaaaggcgaagacaccaaagagagttggtgtaggtggagctgtcaagcagaaaggcgtagaagctccaaacatagaaatcgaggtggaggattgcgaggagtataccgcaactttctctttctatgttattagtggcagtaatctctcccaagtccacatggtgttagagaatcttggagccactgaaGCATCCCAACTGAAGGAGGATGCAACTGCCTATGAAAGACAAAGACACctcaggagaaggtgtgagggctgtGATAGGAGCCCCGGTTCaaaccgccgcatgacgacgagcggagacacctcggatggaaggtgtgagggccatgatatgTGCCCAGatttcagaccgccgcatgacgacgagcggagacacccgaggagaaggtgtgtgggccacgatgtgagcccagttcagaacgccccagagccgatatgatggctagatataagtggacagaaggatagccaatgaagtgggtATGATGAGTAtggagacaaatgcaggattgactttcatggatattgcccccatgctaaagatcaatgagctagaagacatttgccttggacaataagtggatgacttgtggagcattaagacgcggctgctatgaaggagcagagggcatgcgcaggttccgggaacgagttgactcttgtcaaggtggtgagctcgaagatggcattgtaatactcagagtatgaagaaatatatggatcaacctttaatgggctgccccccatggttaaaggtggagagctacctggactcttacgactaagagcgagagactcaaggagaagtaaggcgtggttcctagggtggaacagagggcaggcgcaactcctggatgagtagactcttggaagagtggtgagctcgtgatcatattgagatactcagataatgactgtcgcacttggaaatAGAAATTTCCGTTtaagggggtgttgtaagccttggtgtgaggcttgatgaatcattccggaccgagcatggttgatacgctcgaaggggaatgttgtgtcccagaaacaagcgttaacactcttcagatgtgaagtggcagaccatctggttgtagtgatccttttgtgtgagaaaaggtgtgctttggtgactctggtgattgaaaggtttggcgagtacctgtaaacttggccggaGATGCTCtcagaatggtaagcttggaagagctgcaggatgcaagattgtgctgaagaagcaagaggacaattgcccatataaatgtcaaagggggtgattgttaggtgtgttgccattgaATGTGCCTAACCTTGACTTTGACCatccacctttgttgaagaagatggcagccaccattgactcCCATGTGCAGCCTTCTCAATTGTCAAAATTCAGCAgccattattgatgaaaaggaGCTGGAGTTGGTGCTAGcatttgcctataaaagaggcatgtttTGAGAGCTAAGGTGTGAGAGAACATGAGAatgaagtgaagagaaagaggagagaaagagctgctgccatgggcagcagccctgcagccATTGCAGCTGCGTGAATAGTGAGttgagttgagtggatgtgcctcctcctccatgtatttattgtatcccTTCTCTatctataataaaatgactctctcccgtggatgtaggcggttttgccgaaccacgtaaaatattgtgtctcagtgtgcttatccctccgttgagcaattatcagtacatcaccggtcaccggattccgcgcCCAACAGCATCTTCTTTTTCGGGCTTAgagtaaaagataaataaacaccagctttaaaaatatatatatgagagaAACTCTTGAATTTGATTGTCTTTAATACTTATAATTCGTGAAATTTCAAATTtaggttcaataaaaaaaaaacttaattactaactaatttaatttttaaaaatgagattgtgaaaaaaaatcaataaaaaaacttgaaaaaaacaaagaatatagcaacaaaaataattgggataaaatttgataaaaaaaactcatgggggatgaaattgtaaaaaatcaactttaaaaattatcccaaataaaaaataataatcaattaaaaaaatatttataatttgataaattatttataattttgtagaTTAAAGGATCACAagggttgaaataaaaaaaaatatataattttgtagattattcaaaattaaaaagattgtaAACAAAAGGACatgaaccaaatataaaaaagacataaatcGGAGGGGTTTGTTTAGGGGTTTGGCATTGAATTCCAAgtagggagagagagagagagaaaaaaaataaaaaacaaagttattaatgTCAAAACCAATGCGTTTTAGGGGCATGCGTCACCCCTAATAAGTTAGGAGTGTCGAGACATTTCCAATGCTGTCCTGAAAAGTTGTGTTTGGTGGCTGGATTGTCCTGCACGTGCTACCCGAATGATGAAGGGATGTTCACACGCTACATAcataccaataatttttttaataatatttaatatatattaattacaataatCCTCTTGACTGGCCttcaaatttacaataaaattaatgtaaaataattagaaaaaaaacttttgtgaGATAAGTTATATTGATTTTGTCTTTGatgacatcaaaataattacactattttgtaagaaaaaacaaaacactccTTAATGACaggcattgtatttttttaatctagagataaattagtaattttaccatgtaaaaaaataatcaatcaaacctcatataatttgtaaaaaatgtTTGGGTCATGATAAAAAAACCCCTTTACTAATAATATCTAGTTAAAAGGTTTAATGACTTGGGAGAAATTTTATCATTGcactattataataaataatattttgaatgcagtgaataatattttcttagaaaaaatgttcttttttcAATCCTCTACCCATTCAATGTTTTAATTAAGGTTGAAATACCTTCAAAAGAAAATAGCTTTTGCATTGCATCTAATTTTATGGGTGTAAAgcgtttttgtaaaaaaaaaatcaaattaattttttatattattttaatgtgttaatatcaaaaatatttttttaataatattccTCTTCATGGTAATAATCAATAAAGTGAAGAGTAGGgttgaaatgatattttcacaagtttcaatTAGTTTCATGTAGATCggtattttagtgttttttcatattaaaataacttaaatataaGAACTAAGAAGATATATAagagatttttagttttttagttttttttttaaaaaaaaaataaataactaacgTGCCCTAAAAACAAGATTTGTTGAATTGgctatcaagttttttttttcatacttttataatgtttttttttcaattaagcacATTGAgaagcaatttatttttttaataaatataaatattatttaaaaaaaattgataacctGTACACTGCATACGTCAGCATATAGGTAATCTGACagcatattattaaataaattaaaaataatttagtcttttttttattttgaataatttataaaattagattaattttttctcaaatttatcatttttcaatttttttaatctataacaCTTAGTCCttgttattttgattgattttttttttttatcattctttgGATTTGTTCTAGTTCTCAGTTTTAtccattattatattatttcatttagtTGTTATACCATATttatttgattctcatttttctaattaattttttatatatatattttaattaaatttatttttcaatttcatccattgttgttttatttcatttgatttttaattcatatttgatcattattttttttaaaaaaagtttggaTGATTGAGAATCTTGCTTCGTGGTTTTCATaggtttgctttttataggtTATATGATCTAATGACAGTCACGCGTTTTGAAGATTAACTAAatttgactttaattttttctaaaatgatcTTACCCATCAACATTATATTAATGAGCCttcaaattcatgatttttgttGCTTTCCTTTGTATCGGGTTATTATAGTCTAATATCTCGGATTGCGGGTTAATCGAATTAACCTCGATCTACTTGAgtgtttttttcaacattttttttatttttttttccagtctcGCATTTCATTATTTAGTTTGTTTGAGAATCAACCTCCATTACtttattctttttcattttacaaGTTATTGTCCTGGCCTTATAAGTGGATTGCGAGTTTTGTATGTTGACCAGTTAGTTTTttgttagtaattttttaaattttttttcgattcatccttcaatgttttatttgttggtaattgagctttattttttatttatttatgaaattatctagttcttattcaatttttttattgaataagattgttgagatattttaagaaaagatggtatctttttataatattaacaaattttttaataagttggttttttaattatagttgaatttttttataatcatattattaaatcaatcagatttattgaatcaatttgaa
Coding sequences within it:
- the LOC118035141 gene encoding sulfite reductase 1 [ferredoxin], chloroplastic isoform X2, encoding MLRTKNPCGKVPNKLYLTMDDLADQFGIGTLRLTTRQTFQLHGVLKKNLKTVMSSIIHSMGSTLGACGDLNRNVLAPAAPFARKDYQFAQQTADNIAALLTPQSGFYYDMWVDGEKIMSAEPPEVVKARNDNSHGTNFPDSPEPIYGTQFLPRKFKIAVTVPTDNSVHLLTNDVGVVVVTDADGEPQGFNLYVGGGMGRTHRLETTFPRLAEPLGYVPKEDILYAVKAIVVTQRENGRRDDRKYSRMKYLISSWGIEKFRSVVEQYYGKKFEPSRELPEWEFKSYLGWHEQGDGGLFCGLHVDSGRIGGEMKVTLREIIEKYNLDVRLTPNQNIILCGIRKAWKRPITTALAQAGLLQPKYVDPLNLTAMACPALPLCPLAITEAERGIPDILKRIRAVFEKVGLKYNESVVIRATGCPNGCARPYMAELGFVGDGPNSYQLWLGGTPNQTSLARTFMNKVKIHDLEKVLEPLFYNWKRKRQSKESFGDFTNRVGFETLQEWVEKWDGVVATRSTYNLRLFTDKDTYEKMDELAKLQNKTAHQLAMEVIRNYASAQQNGKGE
- the LOC118035141 gene encoding sulfite reductase [ferredoxin], chloroplastic isoform X1, which produces MTTATSYGAAHSAVLKEGKKIQIGGYDGLRSRNSVGLSRRHVSLFSVSIARPNAFIRAVSTPVKPETETKRSKVEIIKEHSNFIRYPLNEELLTDAPNINESATQIIKFHGSYQQYNRDERGARSYSFMLRTKNPCGKVPNKLYLTMDDLADQFGIGTLRLTTRQTFQLHGVLKKNLKTVMSSIIHSMGSTLGACGDLNRNVLAPAAPFARKDYQFAQQTADNIAALLTPQSGFYYDMWVDGEKIMSAEPPEVVKARNDNSHGTNFPDSPEPIYGTQFLPRKFKIAVTVPTDNSVHLLTNDVGVVVVTDADGEPQGFNLYVGGGMGRTHRLETTFPRLAEPLGYVPKEDILYAVKAIVVTQRENGRRDDRKYSRMKYLISSWGIEKFRSVVEQYYGKKFEPSRELPEWEFKSYLGWHEQGDGGLFCGLHVDSGRIGGEMKVTLREIIEKYNLDVRLTPNQNIILCGIRKAWKRPITTALAQAGLLQPKYVDPLNLTAMACPALPLCPLAITEAERGIPDILKRIRAVFEKVGLKYNESVVIRATGCPNGCARPYMAELGFVGDGPNSYQLWLGGTPNQTSLARTFMNKVKIHDLEKVLEPLFYNWKRKRQSKESFGDFTNRVGFETLQEWVEKWDGVVATRSTYNLRLFTDKDTYEKMDELAKLQNKTAHQLAMEVIRNYASAQQNGKGE